In the Fusobacterium sp. FSA-380-WT-3A genome, one interval contains:
- the guaB gene encoding IMP dehydrogenase produces MNGKIVKEAITFDDVLLIPAESHVLPQDIDLKTKLTKNITLNVPIVSAAMDTVTEADLAIALARQGGLGFIHKNMTIEEQAKEVDKVKRNESGMIQNPITLTKDKTLGDADDLMGQYKISGLPVVEEDGKLIGIITNRDLKYRKDYDTLIEEVMTKENLITAPVGTTLDQAKEILLSNRIEKLPIVDEKGYLKGLITIKDIDKIVEYPNACKDEHGRLRVGAAVGIGNDTLERVKALVEAGVDVITMDSAHGHSAGVIRRVKEIREAFPNLNLIAGNIVTAEAALALIEAGVDAVKVGIGPGSICTTRVVAGVGVPQLTAVNDVYQVCKDRGIGVIADGGIKLSGDIVKALASGADCVMLGGILAGTKEAPGEEIIYEGRRYKVYVGMGSLAAMKRGSKDRYFQNDAKKLVPEGIEGRIAYRGDLKDVVFQLCGGIRAGMGYCGTPTVKDLQLNGKFVKITGAGLRESHPHDIQITKEAPNYSSK; encoded by the coding sequence ATGAATGGAAAAATAGTTAAGGAAGCTATTACTTTTGATGATGTATTGTTAATACCAGCAGAGTCACATGTATTACCACAAGATATTGATTTAAAAACAAAACTTACTAAAAATATTACATTAAATGTACCAATAGTTAGTGCTGCTATGGATACTGTTACAGAGGCTGATTTAGCTATAGCTTTAGCTAGACAAGGTGGACTTGGATTTATTCATAAAAATATGACAATTGAAGAACAAGCTAAAGAAGTAGATAAAGTAAAAAGAAATGAAAGTGGAATGATTCAAAATCCTATTACATTAACTAAAGATAAAACTTTAGGAGATGCTGATGATTTAATGGGACAATATAAAATTTCTGGATTACCTGTTGTAGAAGAAGATGGAAAATTAATAGGTATTATTACAAACAGAGATTTAAAATATAGAAAAGATTATGATACATTAATAGAAGAGGTAATGACAAAAGAAAATTTAATTACAGCACCTGTTGGAACAACATTAGACCAAGCAAAAGAAATCTTATTATCTAATAGAATAGAAAAATTACCTATCGTTGATGAAAAAGGATATTTAAAAGGATTAATCACAATAAAAGATATAGATAAAATTGTTGAATATCCAAATGCTTGTAAAGATGAACATGGAAGATTAAGAGTTGGAGCAGCTGTTGGAATTGGAAATGATACTTTAGAAAGAGTTAAAGCTTTAGTAGAAGCTGGAGTTGACGTAATTACAATGGATTCAGCTCATGGGCATTCAGCTGGAGTTATAAGAAGAGTTAAAGAAATAAGAGAAGCTTTCCCTAATCTAAATTTAATAGCTGGAAATATAGTTACAGCTGAAGCTGCTTTAGCTTTAATAGAAGCTGGAGTTGACGCTGTAAAAGTTGGAATTGGACCTGGTTCTATTTGTACAACAAGGGTTGTAGCAGGAGTTGGAGTACCTCAATTAACAGCTGTAAATGATGTATATCAAGTATGTAAAGATAGAGGAATAGGAGTTATAGCTGATGGAGGAATTAAACTTTCAGGAGATATAGTTAAAGCTTTAGCTTCAGGAGCTGACTGTGTAATGTTAGGAGGAATTTTAGCTGGTACTAAAGAAGCTCCAGGTGAAGAAATTATATATGAAGGAAGAAGATATAAAGTTTATGTGGGAATGGGTTCTTTAGCAGCTATGAAGAGAGGTTCTAAAGATAGATATTTCCAAAATGATGCTAAAAAATTAGTTCCAGAAGGAATTGAAGGAAGAATAGCTTATAGAGGAGATTTAAAAGACGTAGTATTCCAATTATGTGGAGGAATTAGAGCAGGTATGGGATATTGTGGAACTCCTACTGTAAAAGACTTACAATTAAATGGAAAATTTGTTAAAATAACAGGAGCAGGATTAAGAGAAAGTCATCCTCATGACATTCAAATAACTAAAGAAGCTCCAAACTATTCTTCAAAATAG